The Streptomyces rubrogriseus genomic sequence GCGGCCAGGTGTTCATGCGGAAGAACAGCCAGGACGCGGTCCGCGAGTTCCGGCCCTACTTCGACGAGGCGCCGGTCTACGGACACGGACCGTCGCTGGAGGACTTCACCGCGCAGACCCCGCTCACCGTCGGCTCTCCGCAGCAGGTGATCGAGAAGACGCTCGCCTTCCGCGACTACGCCGGCGACTACCAGCGCCAGCTCTTCCTGATGGACCACGCCGGGCTGCCCCTGAAGACCGTCCTGGAACAGCTCGACCTGCTCGGCGAGGAGGTCGTCCCGGTGCTGCGCGAGGAGTTCGCCAAGAACCGCCCGGCGAACGTGCCGGACGCGCCGACCCACGCGTCCCTGCTGGCCTCCCGCAAGGACGCCCCGGCCGAGGAAGGAGCGCGCGCATGAAGCTCGTCGTCGTCTCCGCGGGGCTGAGCGTCCCGTCGTCCACCCGGCTGCTCGCCGACCGGCTGGCCGCGGTCGCCGCCCCGGCGGCCACCGCGCCCGAGCCCGGCCCGGCCGACGTCCGGGTGATCGAGCTGCGCGACCTCGCCGTGGAGATCGCGCACACCTTCACCAACGGCTTCCCGGCACCGGCGCTCGCGGACGCGTTCGCCGAGGTCGCGGCGGCCGACGGGCTGATCGTCGTCACGCCGGTGTTCTCGGCGTCGTACAGCGGGCTGTTCAAGTCGTTCTTCGACGCGCTGAGCGTCACCGACGAGGACGCGCTCACCGGGAAGCCGGTGCTGATCGCCGCGACCGGCGGCACCGCCCGGCACTCCCTGGTGCTGGACCACGCGCTGCGGCCGCTCTTCGCCTACCTGAAGGCGGTGATCGTCCCCACCGGCGTGTACGCCGCCTCCGAGGACTGGGGCGCGGAGGGGCTGGACGCCCGGATCGGGCGGGCCGCGACCGAGCTGGCGGCGCTGATGTCGGGGCTGTCGGGGGCCGCGCGGGCGTCCGGGCCGTCGGCGGGGCGCCCGCTGCCGAAGCGGGACTCCTTCGAGGAGGTCACGCCCTTCGCGGAGCGGCTCGCCGCGCTGAGCGTCCCGGGCCCGAGCCCGGCGCCGTAGCGCGGCCGCCGGCGGGGGCCGGGCACCGGCCGTATCACCGCATCGTGTGACGCCACGGGGTTCCCGCCCGGCCCGGTCGGCGGTTCACTACGGTGTGGCCAGGATGAGCAGACCCCAGCCGGGACAGTCGCCCGACCGGTTACCCGAGAAGCCGTTGCCCCGGTGGTTTCCGGCGGCCCTCCCCGTGTCCGTACTGGTGGCCGTCCTGTGGGGACCGGTGTACGCGGCGGTGCTGTGCGGCGTGGCAGCCGTGGCCGTCGCCTACGCCACGACCAGGAAGCCCGCGCTGTGGCACCTGGCGGCCGGGACCGGGCTGTGCGCGACGGGTGTGCTGGCGCAGGCCTTCGCCTACTACCTGATCCTGCGGGACGGTTCGCTCGGTCCGCACGGGAGTGCGGCCGTCCTCTTCCTCCTCGGCCTCCAGTTCTTCCTGCACGGCAGGAAGGTGCGGCGCGCGGCGCAGCTCACCCTGTCGGCGCTGCGGCGGCACCGCGAGGAGAACGGGCTGCTGCGGGCCGCCGAGCCGCTCGGCGAGCGGCGGCCGGGGGCGCGCCGGGTCCCGTTCGCGATGACCGGCGTCTTCGGCGCGGTCGTCTCCGGGCTCGGCTCGCTGTTCCTCTGCTTCGCCCTCCTCGCCCTGCGGGACCTGCTGACGACCGGCGGCAACCCGTGGTGGGCGTCCCTGGTCGTCGCCGCCCTGTTCGCGCAGACGGTCCTCTTCGTCGGCCTGGGCAACACGATCCTGCGCACCGCAGTGCAGTACTACGACACGGTCGTCTCCTCCCCGGACGACCTCGCGGGCCGCCAGTACGTCCTCTACCTGCGCTCCTTTGGCGACGACCACCGGCTCTCGCGCCCCCATCGCATCCCCTTGGCGGGCGCCTGGCTGGCCGCCGCCGTCAGCCTCGGCCAGGGCGAGGAGGAGCGCATCGCCGACGCCCTCTCCTGGGCCGGCACCCTCGTCGGGGTGGGGGCGCCCGGGGAGCGCGTGCCCCGGGCCGGTGCCCGGCGGATGTACCTGCCGCCGGACGACTGGCAGACGCCGGTGAGCACCATGATGCGCGGCGCCACGCTCGTCGTGATCGTGCTGGGGAAGGGACGGGGGACGCTCTGGGAGATCCGCGAGGCGATGCGGATCCTGCCCCCGGAGCGGCTGCTGCTGCTCGTGCCGATGAAGGAGAAGGCGTACGACGAGTTCCGGCAGCTGGCGGGCGACCTGGCGCCCGGCGTGCTGCCCGCGTACCGGCGCAGCCGTGCTTTGTCGTCCCGGGTCCGGGGAATCATCCACTTCGAGCCGGACTGGACGGCGCGGTTCGTCGCCCTGCGCCGGCCCTCGCCGCTCGAAGACCAGCTCGTGGGCTCTTTGGACCGTGCCATGTGGCCCGCCATGGTGCGGCTGACCGAACTCGAACTCGAACGCCGGGCGGACGGGAGGCACGGCGAGGCATGAGTGACATGGGGGACGCGCTGTGGAACACGGAGGTCGGCGCGGCCGAGTACTCGGTGGCCGACGACCGCTACCGGCAGGCGGTGCTCGAACAGTACAAGCTCTGCGTGGAGATGGCCGACCGGATCAGTGCCCGGCGGAATCTGACCAACACGTTCTTCCTGTCGCTCAACAGCGCGGTGGTCGCCGTGGTGGCCGCGGTGTCGGGCGGCGCACTGGCCGGCGCGTCCGTCGCGTTGCTGCTGGCCGGGCTGGTCATCCTGCTGGTCCAGTGCGCCGCATGGTACGTCATGGTGCGGTCGTACCGGCAGCTCAACCGCGCCAAGTACGCGGTGATCGGCGCCTTCGAGGAGAGGCTGCCGGCGTTCGCGTACAGCAGGGGGGAGTGGGGCGCGCTGGGCGAGGGCCGGGACTGGCGCCGGTATCTGCCGCTGACCTACGTCGAGCAGTGGGTCCCGGTCGTCTTCGCCGTCTCCTACGTGATGGGCTTCCTCGCCCTCGTCGCCCGGTGAGCCACCGGCCGCGATAGGATCCGGGGCCTGCCACCAGGCCATCGACCGAGGGGGAGAGCGTGACGGCCCTCGCGGTGACCGGGCACATGGACCTGACGCAGGAGAGCGTCCCCGCGGTCCGCGCCGCCCTGGACGAACTGCTGGCCCGGTACCGGGACCTGGACCCGGGGAAGACGCTGGTCGGGTTCTCCTGCATCGCCAAGGGGGCCGACTCGCTGTTCGCCGAGGCCGTACTGGCCGTCGGCGGTCGCCTGGTCGTCGTCGTCCCTTCGCGGGACTACCGCCGCAGCACGGTCGAGCCCGCCGACGCCCCCCTCTTCGACCGCCTCGCCGCAGCCGCCGACGAGGTCGTCGTACTGCCCCGTGAGCGGGCCGACCGGCAGGCGTACGAGGCCGCCAACGCCCTGCTCCTCGAACGTGCCGACCGGCTGGTGGCCGTGTGGAACGGCGAACCGCCCAGCGGCCGGGGCGGCGGCACCGCCGACCTGGTGCTCGCGGCCCGGGAGGCGGGGATCCCCGTCGACGTCGTGTGGCCGGCCGGGGCCGCGCGCCGGGCCGACTCCCGGTAGGAAGGGCCGCCGACCGGCGCGGACCGGCGCCGGAAGCGGAACCGGAACCGGAAGCGGTTCGGAAGCGGTGCGCCGCTGGTTCCGGAAGCGGGGTCGCTGATGCCGTAAGGGCATGTCGACGTCACCGGCGGCCGTACGCCCCACCGCTGTCGCCGGCGCCGGCACCGGTGTCCTGACTCCCGGTGCCGGCGCCGACGTCGGCGCTGGTGCCGATGCCGGTGTCGGCGCTGGTGCCGGGGAGCCGCGTGGTGCGCAGGTAGGTGCCGAGCACCGACAGGTCGGTCCGCTCCAGGTCGGCCGGGCGGATCACGACGCGCAGCTCCGGGGCGGTCGCCGGGTCACGGCGGCAGTGGTCGGCGAAGCTCTGCACGATCATGAGCAGCAGCCGGGTGCGGTCCAGCTCCACGATCCGGGCCAGTCCGGAGCCGATCAGGGGGATCGCGAGCGGCCGGTACATCCCGTACCGGGCGACGGCCGGCCACAGGGTGTCCAGGCTCGCCCGCAGATCGGCCGGCCCGGAGCGGGCGACGAGGTCGTTGCCGAGCCGGGAGTAGGCCACCGCGAAGACCCGGCGGCCGTCCACCGTCAGCGGGACGGTGGTGCCCAGCGGGTAGCGCACCCGCCGGCCGCGCGGCTTGTCCTGGGGCCGCTCGGTGCGCACCGGCCGGAACGCCCTCAGCCCGGCCTGGATCCGGTCGTCCAGCAGTTTGCGCTCCCCGCCGAACAGCCGCTCCACCAGCTGGCCCTGGACGCTGTCCCGGCTGATCACCAGGTCCTGCTCGGTGGCGGTGTCGAAGGTGTCGGTGAACCCGACGACGAGATTGGCGTCGTCCTGGTCGAACAGGTCGCCGCGCACCACCACCAGGTCACCGGCGCCGGGGAACGGCTGCCGCAGCAGCTCCCGTCCGTGCCGCTCGCGCAGCCGGGCCCGCAGCGCGCCGAGCAGCTCGGCGACGTCCTGGTCGTCCGGCCGCTCCCGGGCCATCCGTTCCGCGACCGGCAGTGCGAGGTCGTGGCGGCCCAGGTCCATCCGGCTGCGGATCAGCTGGCGGCGGGCGGTCTCGTACAGCGCGGTGAGCCGGCGCACCAGCGGCCGGGCGAAGTCCTCGTCGCCCGCCTCGGCCAGGGCCAGCCGCGCACCAGGGCCAGCGCCGCGGCCAACCGGTCGGCGGCCGACGCGGGCGCCGCGAGCAGCGCGGAGTCGACCAGGTCGGTGAACTCCGCGCAGTCCAGTTCGCCGGGCGCGAGCACCAGCCGGTACGCCGTCTCGGGCGCCGGGCCGGCCAGCAGTTGCTCGGTGCGCAGCACCCGGGCGCCGTCGCCGCGCTGCGCGGGGTCGAGGGCGCGGCGCAGTTCGAGGACGCGTTTTTGCACCTCGTTGCGGTGGCGCTGGGCCGCGTGCGGCTGCTCGCCGTCCAGTGCCCACACGTCCCGGTGCAGCCGGCGCACCGGGACGGGCTCGCCGTCCGCCGCCACCAGCCGGACCAGCAGCCGTGTCGTCAACGGGGTCAACCGGGCGGGTACGCCGTCGATTTCGAGCCTGGCCGGACCCAGGACGCTCACACGGATGCGCGCCATACAAGTGGTCTCCACTCGCTTCACACTCTCCCGACCGGTGGTCGCGGGAGAGGTGTCGGCAGCGTATCAATTGTCCGTTTGGGGGAGTTGTGGTTTCGGTCGGTTCGTAACGGGCCGGCCCCCGGGACACGTACCGCGGTGACGGGACGTGCCCCGGGGGCCGGTTGCGCCGGTCCCCCGAGCGGCGCCGGATCCGCCGGACGACTGCGCCGGCGGTGGCAGGAGGCCTACGGCCGGCGGTGGTAGGCGGACAGGTGGCGGAAGGGATAGGTCCGGCGCCAGTCGGAGCCGGTGTCGTTGACCGTGCAGCCCGCCAGTTTCAGCCGCTCCACGACCTTGCCGAGCGCCGTCTCGGAGCCGTCGAAGCGGACCACGTTGCGGCCCGCGATGTCGGCGATCGGCCGCACCCCGCCGACCTCGACGATGAGCGTGCGCTCCGGGTAGGCCATCAGCACCATGCCCAGCTCGATCAGGACGTTGGGGCGCGGCTGGCACACCGGCCGGGTCTCGTAGTCCGGTTCGTCGTGGCCGCGCAGGTCCGGGTGGAGGGTGACGACGTCGTCCGGGGTGAGCAGGACCAGTGCCGCCTGGGCCTGGGCGGGGGCTCCGGCGACCACGTCGCCGAGGAAGGGGGAGGCCTGGCCGGTCGCCCGGACCAGGTCCTCCCACTCCTTGGGCCGCAGGTCGAGCCGGCGCAGCAGCTCGTACATCTCGCGCCGCACCTGGTCGTCGCGGCCGTGCACGACGAAGACGCTGCGGGCCCGCTCGGCGTCCCCAGGCACCGCGGCGGCCGGGCGCCGCCATCCGTCGGCGTACGGCTGTGCGGGCGGGGTGGACGGCGCGGGCGGCGCGGCGTGGATCGGGGAGTTGTCGCCGAAGGTCTGGGTGGTGTCGGTGTTGCCGGTGCTCTGGTTGCCCCCGAAGTTGTTGTTGCTGCCCTGGCCGAAGCTGTTGCCGTGGAACTGCTGGCCGCTCATGCCTGCCGTGCCTCCCTGGTGACGCCGGAGTTGTTGCCGAAGGTCTGGGTGGTGTTGGTGTTGCCGACGCTCTGGTTGCCGCCGAAGTTGTTGGTGCTGTTGGCGCCGAAGTTCTGCTGGAGGATGTTGGTCTGGTTGGCCTCGTGCTCCCGGGTGTCGACGTCGTGGTCGCGCAGGAAGTCGCCGACGATCTGCAGCAGGTGGCGCTCGATGATCTGGATGTACTTGATCGCGTCCGACTCCTGGAAGAAGTGGTGGAAGTCGTGGTCGGGCGCCAGCTCGCGGACGCTGGTGA encodes the following:
- a CDS encoding macro domain-containing protein, which codes for MRRLTALYETARRQLIRSRMDLGRHDLALPVAERMARERPDDQDVAELLGALRARLRERHGRELLRQPFPGAGDLVVVRGDLFDQDDANLVVGFTDTFDTATEQDLVISRDSVQGQLVERLFGGERKLLDDRIQAGLRAFRPVRTERPQDKPRGRRVRYPLGTTVPLTVDGRRVFAVAYSRLGNDLVARSGPADLRASLDTLWPAVARYGMYRPLAIPLIGSGLARIVELDRTRLLLMIVQSFADHCRRDPATAPELRVVIRPADLERTDLSVLGTYLRTTRLPGTSADTGIGTSADVGAGTGSQDTGAGAGDSGGAYGRR
- a CDS encoding TIR domain-containing protein; amino-acid sequence: MSGQQFHGNSFGQGSNNNFGGNQSTGNTDTTQTFGDNSPIHAAPPAPSTPPAQPYADGWRRPAAAVPGDAERARSVFVVHGRDDQVRREMYELLRRLDLRPKEWEDLVRATGQASPFLGDVVAGAPAQAQAALVLLTPDDVVTLHPDLRGHDEPDYETRPVCQPRPNVLIELGMVLMAYPERTLIVEVGGVRPIADIAGRNVVRFDGSETALGKVVERLKLAGCTVNDTGSDWRRTYPFRHLSAYHRRP
- a CDS encoding RipA family octameric membrane protein produces the protein MSDMGDALWNTEVGAAEYSVADDRYRQAVLEQYKLCVEMADRISARRNLTNTFFLSLNSAVVAVVAAVSGGALAGASVALLLAGLVILLVQCAAWYVMVRSYRQLNRAKYAVIGAFEERLPAFAYSRGEWGALGEGRDWRRYLPLTYVEQWVPVVFAVSYVMGFLALVAR
- a CDS encoding CE1759 family FMN reductase, with product MKLVVVSAGLSVPSSTRLLADRLAAVAAPAATAPEPGPADVRVIELRDLAVEIAHTFTNGFPAPALADAFAEVAAADGLIVVTPVFSASYSGLFKSFFDALSVTDEDALTGKPVLIAATGGTARHSLVLDHALRPLFAYLKAVIVPTGVYAASEDWGAEGLDARIGRAATELAALMSGLSGAARASGPSAGRPLPKRDSFEEVTPFAERLAALSVPGPSPAP
- a CDS encoding transferase; this translates as MSVLVAVLWGPVYAAVLCGVAAVAVAYATTRKPALWHLAAGTGLCATGVLAQAFAYYLILRDGSLGPHGSAAVLFLLGLQFFLHGRKVRRAAQLTLSALRRHREENGLLRAAEPLGERRPGARRVPFAMTGVFGAVVSGLGSLFLCFALLALRDLLTTGGNPWWASLVVAALFAQTVLFVGLGNTILRTAVQYYDTVVSSPDDLAGRQYVLYLRSFGDDHRLSRPHRIPLAGAWLAAAVSLGQGEEERIADALSWAGTLVGVGAPGERVPRAGARRMYLPPDDWQTPVSTMMRGATLVVIVLGKGRGTLWEIREAMRILPPERLLLLVPMKEKAYDEFRQLAGDLAPGVLPAYRRSRALSSRVRGIIHFEPDWTARFVALRRPSPLEDQLVGSLDRAMWPAMVRLTELELERRADGRHGEA